In Maledivibacter sp., the following are encoded in one genomic region:
- a CDS encoding ABC transporter permease, producing MNALLKMKIRNEFLTKRNLLMIFIIPLLISFICTYIDGETRSPSKVYSIAIIDHDKTDLSASLIDDIKGYDEIELSIEKDLEKSLRRLSRGKYDAVYEIKEGFHNNIMNRKFDDTLISHKESNSTAVKWINDQISLIVVRKWLYVDAFSRIRDLDSDFNEEEFRKRFEESIDNNRILSLRIEDINNGKGLLTDNETKGEIAFKGLWASTIIFLIISFGKMIVDDREKRIIMRLELCGLRKIEYYVSSLILVLLNIIPGFIVSYFTMGYFEQQGIYGFVITVLVTVFYSLCTWLIVVLIGFGFSSKKSYSLASQVYLLISIILGSGLLNGIHRLADYASWILPIKWYINF from the coding sequence ATGAATGCTTTATTAAAAATGAAAATCAGGAATGAGTTTCTAACAAAAAGAAATTTGTTAATGATTTTTATAATCCCACTTTTGATTTCTTTCATATGTACATATATTGATGGGGAAACGAGAAGCCCATCAAAGGTATATAGTATAGCTATTATAGATCATGATAAAACCGATCTTTCAGCTTCCCTTATAGATGATATAAAGGGATATGATGAGATAGAGCTTTCTATTGAGAAGGACTTAGAGAAGAGCTTGAGGAGACTTTCCAGAGGAAAATATGATGCAGTTTATGAAATTAAAGAAGGATTTCATAATAATATTATGAATAGAAAATTTGATGATACATTAATTTCCCATAAGGAAAGTAACTCTACAGCCGTTAAATGGATAAATGATCAGATAAGCCTTATTGTAGTGCGAAAATGGCTATATGTAGATGCCTTTAGCAGGATTCGTGATTTAGATTCTGATTTTAACGAGGAAGAATTCAGAAAAAGATTTGAAGAATCAATAGACAATAATAGAATACTATCCTTAAGGATAGAGGATATAAATAATGGGAAAGGTCTGCTTACCGATAATGAGACCAAGGGTGAAATTGCTTTCAAAGGTCTTTGGGCAAGTACCATCATTTTTCTGATTATTAGTTTCGGAAAAATGATAGTTGATGATAGAGAAAAAAGAATAATAATGCGACTGGAGCTGTGTGGTTTAAGGAAGATAGAGTATTATGTTTCCAGTCTTATATTAGTGCTTTTAAATATAATACCTGGATTTATTGTTTCATATTTCACTATGGGATATTTTGAACAACAGGGGATATATGGTTTTGTTATTACTGTATTGGTTACTGTGTTTTACAGCCTTTGTACTTGGCTAATAGTTGTACTGATAGGATTTGGTTTTAGTTCTAAGAAGAGCTACAGCTTAGCTAGTCAAGTGTATCTATTAATTTCAATTATTTTAGGTAGTGGATTGTTGAATGGGATACATAGATTAGCTGACTATGCTTCTTGGATTCTTCCCATTAAGTGGTATATAAATTTTTAA
- a CDS encoding ABC transporter permease, whose product MIKSNLKSEYNKLSMLTKMEVKRILNQLSNVVLLILLLILFVNMFIFISRNNEVKIHSKVAIAVEDNSFEVNTLMKNITENKLKGIINFEETTLESGLKMLKQREVIAVIHVDEGTTELLNSGKATSFNLYIEDSSDIVVGFLTDYLKNLVKVLNEGQSGAMIYWDIMKSEGLDFDGRIKELNRVALSYMSAFLTRGGVFEDSTDLDKFYGTALINYYFSAALIIVAIISAIMFHIDIDDDFNKGRIRRVLSSGFSPWHVYFAKIIAGVAFSTLLLILFQTLYLIYFDTFSLGVFLRFIISSTMLNAIINMLVIIFYIAISNDTIRDVSFFIVFSLLIFTSGIILPLSSMDRVFKLLSRFNILTIGHHQLLGYTLTFERVLVISLYFILLIILIKYSHRKRRDVE is encoded by the coding sequence ATGATAAAATCAAATTTAAAATCTGAATACAATAAATTAAGCATGTTGACAAAAATGGAAGTGAAACGAATTTTAAACCAACTCTCCAATGTAGTTTTACTGATTCTATTACTTATCCTATTTGTTAACATGTTTATTTTTATTTCAAGAAACAATGAAGTTAAAATCCACTCAAAGGTAGCCATTGCTGTGGAAGATAATTCATTTGAAGTAAATACTCTTATGAAAAATATAACAGAAAATAAGCTAAAGGGAATAATTAACTTTGAAGAGACTACCCTTGAGAGTGGACTTAAGATGCTAAAACAAAGGGAAGTTATAGCAGTAATACATGTGGATGAAGGAACCACAGAACTATTAAATAGTGGCAAAGCTACATCATTTAATTTATATATTGAAGATTCTTCAGATATAGTCGTAGGATTTCTTACAGATTATTTGAAAAACCTGGTAAAAGTATTGAATGAGGGTCAAAGTGGAGCAATGATATATTGGGATATTATGAAGTCTGAAGGTCTTGATTTTGATGGAAGAATAAAGGAACTTAATAGGGTAGCACTAAGTTATATGAGTGCATTTCTTACAAGGGGTGGAGTATTTGAGGATTCTACGGACTTGGATAAATTTTATGGGACAGCATTGATTAACTATTACTTTTCTGCAGCTTTAATAATTGTGGCTATAATAAGTGCAATAATGTTTCATATAGATATAGATGATGATTTCAATAAAGGGAGAATAAGAAGAGTATTAAGTAGTGGTTTTAGCCCTTGGCATGTATACTTTGCAAAAATAATTGCCGGGGTAGCTTTTTCAACCCTACTTTTGATTTTATTCCAAACATTATATTTAATTTACTTTGATACTTTTTCCTTAGGAGTCTTCCTGAGGTTTATAATATCCTCCACTATGCTCAATGCCATTATCAATATGTTAGTTATAATATTCTATATAGCTATAAGTAATGACACAATAAGGGATGTAAGCTTTTTTATAGTATTTTCACTACTTATATTTACTAGTGGAATTATTTTACCACTTAGTTCTATGGATAGGGTATTCAAATTATTAAGCAGGTTTAATATATTAACTATAGGACACCATCAGCTATTAGGATATACTTTGACATTTGAAAGAGTTTTAGTAATATCCTTATATTTCATATTGCTAATTATATTAATTAAATATTCACATAGGAAAAGGCGGGATGTGGAATGA
- a CDS encoding ABC transporter ATP-binding protein gives MIEVSNLCKTIQNKIILNDVSFKLEDGDVLGIVGPNGAGKSTLISILATIMKSTSGSVSYYLNDKLYNDDIKKIIGYVPQDIALYEDLTIKDNLLLFGAAISSDKKVVLNKIEDISKSLDLMKQFNTKVSKLSGGTKRRVNIGIGLLRDPKFVFMDEPVVGVDYMARRDIESIISTMGKQGKIIVITSHLIEFIENTCNKLLILKNGKKEYFGDFNDKIKFKI, from the coding sequence ATGATTGAAGTAAGCAATCTATGTAAAACTATACAAAATAAGATCATCCTAAATGATGTGAGCTTTAAGCTTGAGGATGGAGATGTCTTAGGTATTGTCGGCCCTAATGGGGCCGGCAAATCCACATTGATTTCAATTTTAGCTACCATTATGAAATCCACAAGTGGAAGTGTTTCATATTACCTTAATGATAAATTATATAATGATGATATCAAAAAAATTATTGGTTATGTGCCTCAAGATATAGCTCTTTATGAGGATCTTACCATAAAGGATAATCTTTTGTTGTTTGGTGCAGCTATAAGTAGTGACAAAAAAGTTGTACTTAATAAGATTGAAGATATATCCAAATCCTTAGACTTGATGAAACAATTTAATACTAAAGTATCTAAATTATCTGGGGGAACAAAAAGAAGAGTGAATATTGGGATAGGATTACTCAGAGATCCCAAATTTGTATTTATGGATGAACCCGTTGTGGGTGTAGATTATATGGCTAGGAGAGATATTGAAAGCATCATATCTACCATGGGAAAACAGGGGAAGATTATAGTTATTACAAGTCATTTAATTGAATTTATTGAGAATACATGTAACAAGCTACTAATATTAAAGAATGGAAAAAAAGAATATTTTGGTGATTTCAATGATAAAATCAAATTTAAAATCTGA
- a CDS encoding DegV family protein: MIKIMADSTCDLSKEVLEKYDISLAPLTINIEGKVYRDKIDIQPNDFYEIIEDLNKNPTTAMPSPTEYLDIIYRSIKEGYTDILCICMSSGTSGAYQSAVIAKEYYFEENPNSNIKIHVVDSKSMSHGSGWLILKSAKLREAGATFEEIVAFNEDYKTNVKHFLCVDDLSHLIKSGRLTNASAFIGKILKLKPIMSMQKGKGSIVAKERGLKKVLSHYVNEFIDRNDCRITDFIIIGYTSDIKIAQNLKHKILKETDFRGDIYIMQMGVAVGNHVGLGAISMYFVEKGHKKDNLLVNEVNGLIEKKNELFKKIKM; the protein is encoded by the coding sequence ATGATAAAAATTATGGCTGATTCAACCTGTGATCTGTCAAAGGAAGTTTTAGAAAAGTATGATATTAGTTTAGCTCCCTTAACAATCAATATAGAGGGAAAGGTGTATAGGGATAAAATTGATATACAACCCAATGATTTTTATGAGATCATTGAGGATTTAAATAAAAATCCAACTACTGCAATGCCAAGTCCTACTGAATATTTAGATATAATATATAGATCAATTAAAGAAGGGTATACAGATATATTATGTATTTGTATGTCCAGTGGAACTAGCGGGGCCTATCAATCTGCTGTGATTGCTAAGGAATATTATTTTGAAGAGAATCCCAATTCAAATATTAAGATTCATGTGGTTGACTCAAAGTCCATGAGTCACGGAAGCGGGTGGTTAATTCTAAAAAGTGCAAAATTAAGAGAAGCAGGTGCTACCTTTGAAGAAATAGTAGCATTTAATGAGGACTATAAGACAAATGTAAAGCACTTTCTTTGTGTAGATGACCTATCCCATTTAATCAAAAGTGGTAGGCTCACAAATGCCAGTGCCTTTATAGGTAAGATATTGAAGCTTAAGCCTATAATGAGCATGCAAAAGGGAAAGGGATCAATCGTTGCTAAAGAAAGGGGACTCAAAAAAGTTCTTTCCCATTATGTTAATGAATTTATAGATAGAAATGATTGCAGAATCACTGATTTTATTATAATTGGCTATACTTCAGATATTAAAATAGCTCAAAATTTAAAGCATAAAATTTTAAAGGAGACAGACTTTAGGGGGGATATCTATATAATGCAGATGGGTGTGGCTGTGGGCAACCATGTTGGGCTTGGGGCTATATCCATGTACTTTGTGGAAAAAGGTCATAAAAAAGATAATCTACTAGTAAATGAAGTTAATGGTCTTATTGAAAAGAAAAATGAATTATTCAAAAAGATAAAAATGTAA
- a CDS encoding lysophospholipase, with protein sequence MTMKSFSLKSRDKIAIHVNRWALQNNIKPKGVVQIAHGMAEHIERYSDFAMELTKNGYIVYGNDHRGHGRTANSLESLGYFADNDGWNLVVEDMHGLTNMIKNENSQLPIFLFGHSMGSFLSRSYIQRYGNEINGVILSGTGGNTGILGDIGIFVVKNEIKKAGKKFRSKKMDRLSFGSFNKAFKPNRTDFDWLSRDNKEVDKYINDELCGKIFTTGFFYDMLTGIKNLNKKENIKSIPKALPIYFISGDKDPVGKNTKGVLQAFNSYRKAGIKNIKYKFYKDARHEILNEINREEVYKDIIEWLNEHC encoded by the coding sequence ATGACAATGAAAAGCTTTAGTTTAAAATCCAGGGATAAAATAGCCATTCATGTAAACAGATGGGCTTTACAAAATAATATTAAGCCTAAAGGAGTTGTTCAAATTGCCCATGGAATGGCCGAGCATATTGAAAGATATAGTGACTTCGCAATGGAATTAACCAAGAATGGCTACATTGTATATGGTAACGACCATAGGGGCCATGGAAGAACAGCAAATTCTCTTGAAAGCTTAGGATATTTTGCTGATAACGATGGATGGAATTTAGTAGTTGAAGACATGCACGGGCTCACAAACATGATAAAAAATGAGAATAGCCAGTTACCCATTTTTCTTTTTGGACATAGCATGGGATCATTTCTTTCAAGGTCTTATATTCAGAGATACGGTAATGAAATCAATGGAGTTATACTTAGTGGAACCGGTGGTAATACTGGAATTTTAGGTGATATAGGTATATTTGTAGTGAAAAATGAGATTAAAAAAGCGGGTAAAAAATTCAGAAGTAAAAAAATGGATAGGCTTTCCTTTGGAAGCTTTAACAAAGCTTTTAAACCAAATAGAACGGATTTTGACTGGCTAAGTAGGGACAATAAAGAAGTTGACAAATATATCAATGATGAATTATGTGGTAAAATTTTTACAACTGGATTTTTCTATGATATGCTGACTGGTATTAAAAATTTAAACAAAAAAGAAAATATCAAAAGCATACCAAAGGCATTACCAATATATTTTATCTCTGGTGACAAAGATCCTGTGGGTAAAAACACTAAAGGAGTTCTACAGGCCTTTAATTCCTATAGGAAAGCTGGAATTAAGAATATAAAATACAAATTTTATAAAGATGCTAGACATGAAATACTAAATGAAATAAATAGAGAGGAAGTTTATAAGGATATAATTGAATGGTTAAATGAACATTGTTAA
- a CDS encoding phosphate propanoyltransferase produces the protein MSKILVPVGLSNRHIHLSQEHIEVLFGEGHELTRFKDLGQPGQYACEEKVDLVGPKGTIKGMRVLGPARDKTQAEISFADGFVLGVKPPVRDSGDLEGSPGAKIVGPKGEVEIEEGIIAAARHIHMHTSDGEKFGINDKDIVKVRVEGKRGLVFENVLARVKSNYALEIHVDLEEGNAAGLRNGDMVEIIK, from the coding sequence ATGAGCAAGATTTTAGTTCCAGTTGGTCTATCTAACCGTCATATACACCTAAGCCAAGAGCATATTGAGGTGTTATTTGGGGAAGGCCATGAATTAACAAGATTTAAGGATCTTGGACAACCAGGACAATACGCATGTGAAGAAAAAGTTGACCTAGTAGGTCCTAAGGGGACAATTAAAGGGATGAGAGTATTAGGTCCTGCAAGGGATAAAACTCAAGCTGAGATATCTTTTGCTGATGGATTTGTATTAGGAGTTAAGCCTCCAGTTAGAGATTCCGGTGATTTAGAAGGAAGTCCAGGAGCTAAAATAGTAGGGCCTAAGGGTGAGGTTGAAATAGAAGAAGGTATTATTGCTGCTGCAAGACACATTCATATGCATACTAGTGATGGAGAAAAATTTGGAATTAATGATAAGGATATAGTTAAGGTACGTGTTGAAGGAAAAAGAGGTCTAGTTTTTGAAAATGTTCTAGCTAGGGTAAAGTCAAACTATGCGTTAGAAATTCATGTTGATTTAGAAGAGGGAAATGCCGCTGGACTTAGAAATGGAGATATGGTAGAGATTATTAAGTAG
- a CDS encoding flavodoxin family protein — MRVLALLGSPRTNRNTDILLGKVIEGLKGHNNKIKKYELVKLRINPCIGCYSCGEKGYCIYNDDMNSLYREFDEADIIILASPLYFNSVSSISKLMIDRCHALWASKFILKKPMINTQKNRIGLLICTAGSRQKEDGFIGAVKVADLFFKAAGTKFVESLLIDNTDNISVANRSDVLEKAYNMGRGLCELGL; from the coding sequence TTGAGGGTATTAGCATTGCTCGGTAGTCCAAGAACAAATAGAAATACGGATATACTATTAGGAAAGGTTATAGAAGGCCTCAAGGGGCATAATAATAAGATAAAAAAATATGAGTTAGTGAAACTTAGGATCAATCCATGTATAGGATGTTATAGTTGTGGGGAAAAAGGATATTGTATATATAATGATGATATGAATAGCTTATATAGAGAATTTGATGAAGCCGATATAATAATATTAGCTTCGCCATTATACTTTAATTCAGTAAGTAGTATTAGTAAACTAATGATTGATCGTTGTCATGCCCTTTGGGCTAGTAAATTTATTTTAAAGAAGCCGATGATTAACACACAAAAAAATAGGATAGGGCTATTAATATGTACTGCTGGATCTAGGCAAAAAGAAGATGGCTTTATAGGAGCTGTAAAAGTAGCTGATTTGTTTTTTAAAGCCGCTGGGACAAAGTTCGTTGAGTCCTTACTCATAGATAATACTGATAATATTTCTGTAGCCAACAGAAGTGATGTTTTAGAAAAAGCCTATAATATGGGAAGAGGATTATGTGAGTTAGGGCTATAA
- a CDS encoding class II SORL domain-containing protein → MKTLGQFLQTGDWKGEKHVPVIHAPEKVTAGEGFDLKITIGDEIKHPNTLEHHISWFKVFFHPEGAKFPVEIGNYKFTAHGEGQIYDEPVALTNVKLNKSGTIYALSYCNIHGLWENSKEIVVE, encoded by the coding sequence ATGAAAACATTAGGTCAATTTTTACAAACTGGAGATTGGAAAGGTGAGAAGCATGTTCCTGTAATACATGCACCAGAAAAAGTTACTGCTGGTGAAGGTTTTGATTTAAAGATAACTATAGGTGATGAAATCAAACATCCAAATACTTTAGAGCATCATATCTCATGGTTTAAAGTATTTTTCCATCCAGAAGGAGCGAAATTTCCTGTTGAAATAGGCAATTATAAATTTACTGCCCATGGAGAAGGTCAAATATACGATGAGCCAGTTGCATTAACAAATGTTAAGCTTAATAAATCCGGTACAATATATGCTTTAAGCTATTGCAACATCCACGGTCTTTGGGAAAATTCTAAAGAAATAGTAGTTGAATAA
- the hpt gene encoding hypoxanthine phosphoribosyltransferase, whose amino-acid sequence MKNDVKEVLFSEEKIKEKVEELGKRISKDYLGKDIIVIGVLKGANIFLSDLVRKIDMSVTVDFIDVSSYGNSTESSGVVKINKDLDFSIENREILIVEDIIDTGLTLKYLLENLKSRKPKSISICTLLDKPERRKVNIDVDYIGFKIPDEFIVGYGIDYAEKYRNLPYIASLKQEVYSK is encoded by the coding sequence ATGAAGAATGATGTTAAAGAGGTTTTATTCTCAGAGGAAAAAATCAAAGAAAAAGTAGAAGAACTCGGAAAAAGAATTAGCAAAGATTATTTAGGAAAAGACATAATTGTTATAGGCGTTTTAAAGGGCGCCAATATTTTCCTTAGTGATTTAGTAAGAAAAATTGATATGTCCGTTACTGTTGACTTTATCGATGTTTCAAGTTATGGAAATTCTACTGAGAGTTCCGGTGTAGTTAAGATAAATAAGGACTTAGATTTTAGTATAGAGAATAGAGAGATTTTAATTGTAGAAGATATTATTGATACGGGCTTGACATTAAAATACTTATTAGAAAATTTAAAGTCTAGAAAACCAAAAAGCATATCAATCTGTACTTTACTTGATAAACCAGAGAGAAGGAAAGTAAATATCGATGTTGATTATATAGGATTCAAAATTCCAGATGAATTTATCGTTGGTTATGGAATTGATTATGCAGAAAAATATAGAAATCTACCATATATAGCTTCATTAAAGCAAGAGGTTTACAGTAAATAA
- a CDS encoding DUF1232 domain-containing protein produces MVVSMLIYVFSPLDLVPEIVLGFGFIDDALLAVYIISLISSELDKYIVEQDGESIRVDKENIIDNVDYDIKDHRDE; encoded by the coding sequence ATGGTTGTATCAATGCTAATATATGTATTCTCTCCTCTGGATTTAGTACCTGAGATTGTGCTTGGATTTGGATTTATAGATGATGCATTATTAGCTGTATATATAATATCTTTAATTTCAAGTGAATTAGACAAATATATAGTAGAACAAGATGGGGAAAGTATAAGAGTGGATAAAGAAAATATTATTGACAATGTGGATTATGATATTAAAGACCATAGGGATGAATGA
- a CDS encoding peroxiredoxin, whose product MAERLVGGKAPDFEMKTALGDGENFGKVSLSDYKGKWLILFFYPLDFTFIUPTEITGFSDKFKEFDKLNAEVLGISTDSIFSHKAWMNTPRDKYGLEKLKFPLASDITHQVAKDYGVYVEEEGIAIRGLFIIDPDGNIKYQVVHDLSVGRSTSEVLRVLRALQTGGLCPLEWDEGDELLEV is encoded by the coding sequence ATGGCTGAAAGATTAGTTGGAGGAAAAGCTCCAGATTTTGAAATGAAAACTGCATTAGGGGATGGAGAGAATTTTGGTAAAGTAAGTTTAAGTGACTATAAGGGTAAATGGTTAATTTTGTTCTTCTATCCATTAGACTTTACTTTTATTTGACCTACAGAAATCACTGGGTTCAGTGATAAATTTAAGGAATTTGATAAATTAAATGCTGAGGTTTTAGGTATAAGTACTGACAGTATTTTTTCCCATAAGGCATGGATGAATACACCAAGGGATAAGTATGGTCTAGAAAAATTAAAATTTCCATTAGCTTCTGATATAACCCATCAGGTTGCTAAAGATTATGGTGTTTATGTTGAAGAAGAAGGTATTGCTATAAGGGGTTTGTTTATTATAGATCCCGATGGCAATATTAAATATCAAGTAGTTCACGATTTAAGTGTAGGTAGAAGTACATCTGAAGTCTTAAGAGTTCTTAGGGCTCTTCAGACTGGAGGATTATGTCCTCTAGAATGGGACGAAGGAGACGAATTGCTAGAAGTGTAG
- a CDS encoding transcriptional regulator produces the protein MKKLVAFTGAGVSRDSGIPTFVELGDLREKLSRSYFDSYPKDFYDILKEFRRKIREAKPNEAHKALAKYDVPIITMNIDSLHNRAGSERVLEIHGNLTYVFCPKCNKEYDFDKVYDSIYCPDCNQILQPNVVLYGDMIPGYMEAMDIVDSADAVIVIGTSFYTSTAGFIVDRAKAKGIKVDIINENAKELVLQYLEKFFNEE, from the coding sequence ATGAAAAAATTAGTTGCATTTACTGGCGCAGGTGTATCAAGGGACAGTGGGATACCTACCTTTGTAGAGCTTGGAGACTTAAGGGAAAAACTTAGTAGAAGTTATTTTGATAGTTATCCCAAGGACTTTTATGACATACTAAAGGAATTTAGAAGAAAGATAAGAGAAGCTAAACCAAATGAAGCCCATAAAGCATTGGCTAAATACGATGTGCCAATTATAACTATGAATATTGATTCTCTACATAATAGGGCCGGAAGTGAGAGGGTCTTAGAAATCCATGGGAATCTTACATACGTATTTTGTCCAAAGTGTAATAAAGAATATGATTTTGACAAAGTATATGATTCAATTTATTGCCCAGATTGTAATCAAATATTACAGCCCAACGTGGTGCTATACGGAGATATGATCCCAGGCTATATGGAAGCTATGGATATAGTAGATTCAGCTGATGCGGTGATTGTCATAGGAACTTCTTTTTACACCTCAACAGCAGGATTCATAGTGGATAGAGCTAAGGCTAAAGGAATAAAAGTTGATATAATCAATGAAAATGCCAAGGAATTGGTATTACAATATCTAGAAAAATTTTTCAACGAAGAATAA
- a CDS encoding GntR family transcriptional regulator, producing the protein MVLKRNRINQITTIKEQVYNVIKDNILNGHFKPGEKLQEKKIAEDLNVSRSPVREAIKELIGEGLLESIPNKSITVKKLSNKDIIDIFEFRSMIEKYSINKTISSLTEEKINRINELLKELEDTYNANDLHAYCQVDVNMHNEIIFMSENMVVYNAIKNIFSLMQPFRIISLHSKKRFKESFLEHKEILEGIKEKDFERAWKANSNHLKFAKEEILKYLLKEESESK; encoded by the coding sequence ATGGTTTTAAAACGTAATAGGATTAATCAAATTACTACAATAAAAGAACAAGTCTACAATGTGATTAAAGACAATATTTTAAATGGACATTTTAAACCGGGTGAAAAGTTACAAGAAAAGAAAATTGCGGAGGATTTAAATGTTAGTCGTTCACCTGTAAGGGAGGCCATAAAGGAGCTTATTGGCGAGGGACTTTTAGAGAGTATTCCAAATAAAAGCATAACTGTTAAGAAATTAAGTAATAAAGATATCATTGATATATTTGAATTTAGGAGCATGATCGAGAAGTATTCCATAAATAAAACCATTTCAAGTCTTACGGAAGAAAAAATTAATAGAATAAATGAACTCCTAAAAGAACTAGAAGATACATACAATGCCAATGATCTTCATGCATATTGTCAGGTGGATGTAAATATGCATAATGAGATAATCTTTATGAGTGAAAACATGGTGGTTTATAATGCAATCAAAAACATCTTTTCTTTGATGCAGCCCTTTAGAATCATTTCACTTCATAGTAAGAAAAGATTTAAAGAATCCTTTTTAGAACATAAGGAAATTCTTGAAGGTATAAAAGAAAAAGATTTTGAAAGGGCTTGGAAAGCAAATTCAAATCATTTGAAATTTGCTAAGGAAGAAATATTAAAATATTTGTTAAAAGAAGAATCTGAGAGTAAATAA
- a CDS encoding GntP family permease produces MGSIIGLIVGILILLFLIIRTKIHAFPALVIVSILVGLFSGLSTGDTLKAVSGGFGNTLGHIGIIIGFGCIMGKFLEISGAAKRMASSVLKIVGVKRADVVLGLTGLLVSIPVFCDSGFVILSELAKAFSRETKKSMVGLGGILGMGLYITHFLIPPTPGPLAVAGFFGVDLGMMILGGLALSIPLFIISIFYFRYVGQKYPDHIPEANADFGNLEESKKQVACAVLDKHQKGEVLENSDFFNSHDDTKLPGVAISFAPIVVPVILILINTISKAVGLEGPAMNVIGLIGHPIVAVFTGLLISVYGLASNLTKKDSMKIMESAMASSGLIILVTGAGGALGNVIRVTNIGSTIAEYIVGLSIPVILVPLLIGALIRIPQGSGTVAMITGGSILAPMLPTLGLNPLIAALALCTTSMFISYPNDSYFWVVTRFSGMEVETSLKTWSIGTAIIPVCGSILLILANSIFF; encoded by the coding sequence ATGGGTTCAATAATTGGATTGATAGTTGGTATATTAATATTGTTATTTTTAATAATCAGAACTAAAATACATGCATTTCCGGCGCTAGTTATAGTATCTATCTTAGTAGGACTTTTTTCAGGATTATCAACGGGAGATACTCTTAAAGCTGTTTCTGGAGGATTTGGAAATACTCTAGGACATATAGGTATTATAATTGGCTTTGGATGTATAATGGGTAAATTCCTTGAAATAAGTGGAGCGGCCAAAAGAATGGCATCAAGTGTTCTAAAAATTGTTGGAGTAAAGCGTGCCGACGTAGTTTTAGGATTAACTGGTTTACTTGTATCAATCCCTGTTTTTTGTGATTCCGGATTTGTTATTTTATCAGAGCTTGCTAAGGCATTTTCTAGAGAAACTAAAAAGTCCATGGTTGGGTTAGGAGGAATCTTAGGAATGGGTTTATATATTACTCACTTTCTAATACCACCAACACCAGGGCCTCTTGCAGTCGCAGGATTTTTCGGAGTTGATTTGGGTATGATGATTTTAGGCGGGCTAGCCCTATCTATTCCTTTATTTATAATTTCAATCTTCTATTTTAGATATGTGGGACAAAAGTATCCTGATCATATACCCGAAGCAAATGCTGATTTCGGTAATTTAGAGGAAAGTAAGAAGCAGGTGGCATGTGCTGTTTTAGATAAACATCAAAAAGGTGAGGTTTTAGAGAATAGTGATTTCTTCAATTCCCATGATGATACTAAACTCCCAGGGGTTGCGATTTCATTTGCACCAATAGTTGTACCGGTTATTTTGATTCTTATAAATACCATATCAAAGGCAGTAGGCTTAGAGGGTCCTGCTATGAATGTTATAGGGCTTATTGGACATCCTATTGTAGCGGTATTTACAGGACTGCTAATAAGTGTTTATGGTTTAGCTTCAAATCTTACTAAGAAGGATTCAATGAAGATTATGGAGAGTGCAATGGCTAGCTCAGGCTTAATTATTTTAGTAACAGGGGCTGGAGGAGCATTGGGAAATGTAATAAGGGTAACTAATATTGGTAGTACAATAGCTGAATATATAGTTGGCCTAAGTATACCAGTGATTCTTGTACCACTTTTGATTGGGGCTTTAATAAGAATACCACAGGGGTCAGGTACTGTTGCCATGATTACTGGAGGATCTATATTAGCTCCAATGTTACCTACACTTGGTCTAAATCCTTTGATAGCAGCCTTGGCACTTTGTACAACTTCAATGTTTATATCCTATCCAAATGATAGTTACTTCTGGGTTGTAACTCGTTTTTCTGGAATGGAAGTTGAGACAAGCCTAAAGACATGGAGTATTGGAACGGCTATTATACCCGTATGTGGTTCAATATTACTAATCTTAGCAAATTCAATATTTTTCTAG